From Algoriphagus sp. NG3, the proteins below share one genomic window:
- a CDS encoding HIRAN domain-containing protein: MKKSATSGSLGRKEFLKTMGLGGVSLILLGMVPKPDLVSGIISQPIKIYDNYLRGVQYYELGKYLDELHVGDGVSFTRFPEHEYDRFAVGVTWQGHFLGYLPAYENIVLANLLDAGVRLSGMVTAKHSLQEVGIGVWAELITSEPGKGAKLSDTAADEVEDGYRR; this comes from the coding sequence ATGAAGAAGTCAGCTACATCCGGTTCTTTGGGACGCAAAGAATTTTTGAAAACAATGGGGCTCGGCGGAGTATCGCTGATCCTTCTCGGGATGGTGCCAAAGCCTGACTTGGTATCCGGGATTATATCCCAGCCCATCAAGATTTATGACAACTACCTGCGTGGAGTGCAGTATTATGAGTTGGGGAAGTACCTAGACGAACTCCACGTAGGTGATGGAGTAAGTTTCACAAGATTTCCGGAGCATGAGTATGACCGCTTTGCAGTGGGGGTGACCTGGCAGGGGCATTTTCTGGGATACTTGCCCGCATACGAAAATATTGTCCTTGCCAATCTGCTGGATGCCGGAGTCCGACTAAGCGGGATGGTTACGGCTAAGCATTCACTTCAGGAAGTGGGAATAGGCGTATGGGCAGAACTGATCACTTCAGAACCCGGCAAGGGTGCCAAACTCAGTGACACAGCCGCGGATGAAGTGGAGGATGGGTATAGGAGGTGA